Proteins encoded in a region of the Luteimonas viscosa genome:
- a CDS encoding elongation factor Tu, whose protein sequence is TPFFKGYRPQFYFRTTDITGAVTLPEGTEMVMPGDNVKMVVSLINPVAMDEGLRFAIREGGRTVGAGVVAKIIK, encoded by the coding sequence ACGCCGTTCTTCAAGGGCTACCGTCCGCAGTTCTACTTCCGCACGACCGACATCACCGGTGCGGTGACGCTGCCGGAGGGCACCGAGATGGTGATGCCGGGCGACAACGTGAAGATGGTGGTGTCGCTGATCAACCCGGTGGCGATGGACGAGGGCCTGCGCTTCGCGATCCGCGAGGGTGGCCGTACGGTCGGCGCCGGCGTGGTGGCGAAGATCATCAAGTGA
- the rpsJ gene encoding 30S ribosomal protein S10, which produces MADQKIRIRLKAFDHRLIDRSASEIVETAKRTGAQVRGPIPLPTKIERYTVLVSPHVDKDARDQYETRTHKRVLDIVDPNDKTVDALMKLELAAGVDVQIKLT; this is translated from the coding sequence ATGGCGGACCAGAAAATCCGGATCCGGCTCAAGGCGTTCGATCACCGCCTGATCGACCGTTCGGCCAGCGAGATCGTCGAAACGGCCAAGCGGACCGGCGCGCAGGTGCGCGGCCCGATCCCGCTGCCGACCAAGATCGAACGCTACACCGTGCTGGTGTCGCCGCACGTCGACAAGGACGCGCGCGACCAGTACGAGACCCGCACGCACAAGCGCGTGCTCGACATCGTCGACCCCAACGACAAGACCGTGGACGCGCTGATGAAGCTCGAGCTCGCGGCTGGCGTCGACGTCCAGATCAAGCTGACCTGA
- the rplC gene encoding 50S ribosomal protein L3, which translates to MTAKIHSLGIVGRKAGMSRVFTEDGKSVPVTLIEATPNRITQVKTVATDGYSAVQVTAGVKRASLLTKPEAGHLAKAKVEAGRGLWELRVADDKIADFEVGGEIKADIFEVGQIVDVQGVTKGKGFQGTIKRWNFKMGDATHGNSLSHRSPGSIGQRQTPGRVFPGKKMSGHMGADTQSTQRLQVVKVDAERGLIAVKGAVPGAPGGDVIVRPSSKA; encoded by the coding sequence ATGACCGCGAAGATCCATTCGTTGGGCATCGTCGGCCGCAAGGCCGGCATGAGCCGGGTGTTCACCGAAGACGGCAAGTCCGTACCGGTGACCCTGATCGAAGCCACCCCGAACCGCATCACCCAGGTGAAGACGGTCGCGACCGACGGCTACAGCGCCGTGCAGGTCACCGCCGGCGTCAAGCGCGCCTCGCTGCTGACCAAGCCCGAGGCCGGCCACCTGGCCAAGGCCAAGGTCGAAGCCGGCCGCGGCCTGTGGGAACTGCGTGTGGCCGACGACAAGATCGCCGATTTCGAGGTCGGCGGCGAGATCAAGGCCGACATCTTCGAGGTCGGCCAGATCGTCGACGTCCAGGGCGTGACCAAGGGCAAGGGCTTCCAGGGCACGATCAAGCGCTGGAACTTCAAGATGGGCGACGCCACGCACGGCAACTCGCTGTCGCACCGCTCGCCGGGTTCGATCGGCCAGCGGCAGACGCCGGGCCGCGTTTTCCCGGGCAAGAAGATGTCCGGCCACATGGGTGCGGATACACAGAGCACGCAGCGCCTGCAGGTGGTGAAGGTCGACGCCGAGCGCGGCCTGATCGCCGTCAAGGGCGCGGTGCCCGGCGCACCCGGTGGCGACGTCATCGTGCGTCCCTCGAGCAAGGCATAA
- the rplD gene encoding 50S ribosomal protein L4 — translation MELAINGSNDKLSVSDAIFGREFSGDLVHQVVVAYRNAGRAGTKAQKTRAEVNGTTKKSKKQKGGGARHGALTAPIFVGGGVTFAAKPRSFAQKVNRKMYRAAMAAILSELNRQGRITVVESFDIDAPKTSGLISKLKDFDLGRRPLIVTEDASENLYLSARNLPYVEVRDVQGLDPVSLVGADSVLVTTGAVKKIEEWLA, via the coding sequence ATGGAACTCGCCATCAACGGTAGCAACGACAAGCTGTCCGTCTCCGACGCGATCTTCGGCCGCGAATTCAGCGGCGACCTGGTCCACCAGGTCGTCGTTGCCTATCGCAACGCCGGTCGCGCCGGGACCAAGGCGCAGAAGACCCGCGCCGAAGTCAACGGCACCACCAAGAAGTCGAAGAAGCAGAAGGGCGGTGGCGCACGCCACGGCGCGCTGACCGCGCCGATCTTCGTCGGCGGCGGCGTGACCTTCGCGGCCAAGCCGCGCAGCTTCGCGCAGAAGGTCAACCGCAAGATGTATCGCGCCGCGATGGCGGCGATCCTGTCCGAGCTCAACCGCCAGGGTCGGATCACGGTCGTCGAGTCGTTCGACATCGACGCGCCGAAGACCAGCGGCCTGATCTCGAAGCTGAAGGATTTCGATCTCGGCCGGCGTCCGTTGATCGTGACCGAGGACGCCTCGGAGAACCTGTACCTGTCCGCGCGCAACCTGCCGTACGTCGAAGTGCGCGACGTGCAGGGCCTGGACCCGGTGTCGCTGGTCGGTGCCGACAGCGTGCTGGTCACCACCGGCGCAGTGAAGAAGATCGAGGAGTGGCTGGCATGA
- the rplW gene encoding 50S ribosomal protein L23, whose product MNDAKLYEVIRAPRVSEKTARLQEVSNQYAFEVAKDATKADIKAAVEKLFDVKVSAVNVVNVKGKSKSFRFRQGSRGNWRKAYVTLAEGQSIDVINATA is encoded by the coding sequence ATGAACGACGCCAAGCTCTATGAAGTGATCCGTGCGCCGCGCGTGTCCGAGAAGACCGCGCGCCTGCAGGAAGTATCCAACCAGTACGCGTTCGAAGTGGCGAAGGACGCGACCAAGGCCGACATCAAGGCCGCGGTCGAGAAGCTGTTCGACGTCAAGGTTTCGGCGGTCAACGTGGTCAACGTGAAGGGCAAGAGCAAGTCCTTCCGTTTCCGCCAGGGCAGCCGCGGCAACTGGCGCAAGGCGTACGTGACGCTGGCCGAGGGCCAGTCGATCGACGTCATCAACGCGACGGCCTGA
- the rplB gene encoding 50S ribosomal protein L2, with the protein MPLMKFKPTSPGRRSAVRVVTPDLHKGAPHAALVEPQGKSGGRNHHGRITTRHIGGGHKQHYRIIDFKRDKEGIPARVERIEYDPNRTAHIALLCYVDGERRYIIAPKGLKAGDQVIAGNDAPIRAGNTLPLRNIPVGSTVHCIEMKPGKGAQIARAAGAGVQLVAREGVYALIRLRSGEMRRVPAECRATIGEVGNVEHNLEKLGKAGAKRWRGIKPTVRGAAMNPVDHPHGGGEAKAGQGNPHPVTPWGVPTKGYKTRKNKRTQQFIVRDRRS; encoded by the coding sequence ATGCCTTTGATGAAATTCAAGCCCACGTCCCCCGGTCGCCGCTCCGCGGTCCGGGTGGTGACGCCCGACCTGCACAAGGGAGCGCCGCATGCCGCGCTCGTCGAGCCGCAGGGCAAGTCCGGTGGCCGCAACCACCATGGCCGCATCACCACGCGCCATATCGGTGGCGGCCACAAGCAGCACTACCGCATCATCGACTTCAAGCGCGACAAGGAAGGCATCCCGGCGCGCGTGGAAAGGATCGAGTACGACCCGAACCGCACCGCCCACATCGCGCTGCTGTGCTACGTCGACGGCGAGCGCCGCTACATCATCGCGCCCAAGGGCCTGAAGGCCGGCGACCAGGTGATCGCGGGCAACGATGCGCCGATCAGGGCCGGCAACACCCTGCCGCTGCGCAACATCCCGGTCGGTTCGACCGTGCATTGCATCGAGATGAAGCCAGGCAAGGGCGCGCAGATCGCGCGCGCCGCCGGCGCCGGCGTGCAGCTGGTCGCGCGTGAAGGCGTCTACGCGCTGATCCGGCTGCGTTCGGGTGAGATGCGCCGCGTGCCGGCCGAGTGCCGCGCCACGATCGGCGAGGTCGGCAACGTCGAGCACAACCTCGAGAAGCTGGGCAAGGCCGGTGCCAAGCGCTGGCGCGGCATCAAGCCGACCGTCCGCGGCGCGGCCATGAACCCGGTCGACCACCCGCACGGCGGCGGCGAGGCGAAGGCCGGCCAGGGCAACCCGCACCCGGTCACCCCGTGGGGCGTGCCGACCAAGGGCTACAAGACCCGCAAGAACAAGCGGACGCAGCAGTTCATCGTGCGCGACCGCAGGAGCTGA
- the rpsS gene encoding 30S ribosomal protein S19 codes for MARSLKKGPFVDHHLIKKVEVAGNTKKPIKTWSRRSMILPEMVGFTIAVHNGRNHIPVLVNENMVGHKLGEFALTRTFKGHGGDKKSGR; via the coding sequence ATGGCACGTTCACTGAAGAAGGGCCCGTTCGTCGACCACCACCTGATCAAGAAGGTGGAAGTGGCGGGCAACACCAAGAAGCCGATCAAGACCTGGTCGCGCCGCTCGATGATCCTGCCGGAAATGGTGGGCTTCACGATCGCCGTCCACAACGGCCGCAACCACATCCCGGTACTGGTCAACGAGAACATGGTTGGCCACAAGCTCGGCGAATTCGCGTTGACGCGGACCTTCAAGGGTCACGGCGGCGACAAGAAGTCGGGCAGGTAA
- the rplV gene encoding 50S ribosomal protein L22 yields MDKAKRAKHEEAKRVRTEANKRTAVLRTARISPQKARLVADQVRGLPAERAVSLLKFSDKKAAAMIKKLVESAIANAENNAGADIDELKIATITVDEGPTLKRFMARAKGRGTRILKRTSHITVVVGEGK; encoded by the coding sequence ATGGACAAGGCAAAACGAGCCAAGCACGAAGAGGCCAAGCGCGTGCGCACCGAGGCCAACAAGCGGACCGCCGTGCTGCGCACGGCCCGCATCTCGCCGCAGAAGGCGCGCCTGGTCGCCGACCAGGTCCGCGGCCTGCCGGCGGAGCGGGCGGTGAGCCTGCTGAAGTTCTCCGACAAGAAGGCCGCCGCGATGATCAAGAAGCTGGTCGAGTCGGCGATCGCCAATGCCGAGAACAACGCCGGCGCCGATATCGACGAGCTGAAGATCGCGACGATCACCGTCGACGAGGGTCCGACGCTGAAGCGCTTCATGGCACGCGCGAAGGGCCGCGGCACGCGCATCCTCAAGCGCACCAGCCACATCACCGTCGTCGTGGGAGAGGGCAAGTAA
- the rpsC gene encoding 30S ribosomal protein S3, which translates to MGHKVHPTGIRLGIAKDWNSKWYAGKKEYADYLVADLKVREMLRKRLAAAGISKILIERPAKTARVTIHTARPGVVIGKRGEDIEKLRKDVSTMMGVPAHINVTEVRKPELDAQLVAESIAQQLERRIMFRRAMKRAVGNAMRLGALGIKVNVAGRLNGAEIARSEWYREGRVPLHTLRADVDYGFAEAKTTYGIIGIKTWIYKGEIFDFSQVGQEKQDDSPRGNDRGDRGDRERPRGPRRDRGDREARD; encoded by the coding sequence ATGGGTCATAAAGTTCATCCCACCGGCATCCGCCTCGGCATCGCCAAGGACTGGAACTCGAAGTGGTATGCCGGCAAGAAGGAATACGCCGACTACCTCGTCGCCGACCTCAAGGTCCGCGAGATGCTGCGCAAGCGGCTCGCCGCGGCCGGGATCAGCAAGATCCTGATCGAACGCCCGGCGAAGACCGCGCGCGTGACCATCCACACCGCCCGCCCGGGCGTGGTGATCGGCAAGCGCGGCGAGGACATCGAAAAGCTGCGCAAGGACGTCAGCACCATGATGGGCGTCCCGGCGCACATCAACGTCACCGAGGTGCGCAAGCCCGAGCTCGACGCGCAGCTGGTGGCCGAGTCCATCGCGCAGCAGCTCGAACGCCGCATCATGTTCCGCCGCGCGATGAAGCGCGCCGTCGGCAACGCGATGCGCCTGGGCGCGCTGGGCATCAAGGTCAACGTCGCCGGCCGCCTGAACGGCGCCGAGATCGCGCGCTCGGAGTGGTACCGCGAAGGTCGCGTGCCGCTGCACACGCTGCGCGCCGACGTCGATTACGGCTTCGCCGAGGCCAAGACGACCTACGGCATCATCGGCATCAAGACCTGGATCTACAAGGGCGAGATCTTCGATTTCAGCCAGGTGGGCCAGGAGAAGCAGGACGATTCGCCGCGCGGCAACGATCGCGGCGACCGTGGCGATCGCGAGCGTCCGCGCGGACCGCGCCGCGACCGTGGCGACCGCGAGGCGAGGGACTAA
- the rplP gene encoding 50S ribosomal protein L16, translated as MLQPKRTKYRKMHKGRNDGLAWSGNAVSFGEYGLKATATGQLTARQIEAGRRSISRHVKRGGKMWIRVFPDKPITKKPIEVRMGSGKGGVEYWVAQIQPGRMIYEIEGVDEAVAREAFRLAAAKLSVTTTFVTRTVR; from the coding sequence ATGCTGCAACCCAAGCGAACCAAGTACCGCAAGATGCACAAGGGCCGCAACGACGGCTTGGCCTGGAGCGGAAACGCCGTCAGCTTCGGCGAGTACGGACTCAAGGCCACCGCGACCGGGCAGCTGACCGCGCGCCAGATCGAGGCCGGCCGTCGTTCGATCAGCCGCCACGTCAAGCGCGGCGGCAAGATGTGGATCCGCGTGTTCCCCGACAAGCCGATCACCAAGAAGCCGATCGAAGTCCGCATGGGCTCGGGCAAGGGTGGCGTGGAGTACTGGGTCGCGCAGATCCAGCCCGGCCGCATGATCTACGAGATCGAGGGCGTCGACGAAGCCGTGGCGCGCGAGGCGTTCCGCCTGGCCGCCGCCAAGCTCTCGGTCACCACCACTTTCGTGACCCGGACGGTGCGCTGA
- the rpmC gene encoding 50S ribosomal protein L29, which translates to MATIKELRGKSANELQSHLLELQKERFALRMQKATGQLTKTHEARRVRREIARVNTLLGSKK; encoded by the coding sequence ATGGCGACGATCAAGGAACTGCGCGGCAAGTCCGCCAACGAGCTGCAGAGCCACCTGTTGGAACTGCAGAAGGAACGGTTCGCTCTGCGCATGCAGAAGGCGACCGGCCAGCTGACCAAGACCCACGAGGCACGTCGGGTGCGCCGCGAAATCGCGCGCGTGAACACGCTCCTCGGGTCGAAGAAGTAA
- the rpsQ gene encoding 30S ribosomal protein S17, translating into MNNSEKKQNTVQGRVVSDKMDKTVTVLVERNVKHALYGKYIRRSTKLHAHDADNAAKEGDIVRLVEVAPISKTKNWRVVEIVARAAE; encoded by the coding sequence ATGAACAACAGCGAAAAGAAGCAGAACACGGTCCAGGGCCGGGTGGTCAGCGACAAGATGGACAAGACCGTGACCGTTCTGGTCGAGCGCAACGTGAAGCACGCGCTCTACGGCAAGTACATCCGCCGCTCGACCAAGCTGCACGCACACGACGCCGACAACGCCGCGAAGGAAGGGGACATCGTCCGCCTCGTGGAAGTGGCCCCGATTTCGAAGACCAAGAACTGGCGCGTGGTCGAGATCGTCGCCCGCGCGGCCGAGTAA
- the rplN gene encoding 50S ribosomal protein L14, giving the protein MIQMQSHLDVADNSGAKEVMCIKVLGGSKRRYAAIGDIIKVSVKDAIPRGKVKKGEVYDAVVVRTRKGVRRADGSLIRFDGNAAVLLNNKHEPIGTRIFGPVTRELRSEKFMKIVSLAPEVL; this is encoded by the coding sequence ATGATCCAGATGCAGAGCCACCTCGACGTGGCGGACAACTCCGGTGCCAAGGAAGTGATGTGCATCAAGGTGCTCGGCGGCTCCAAGCGCCGGTATGCCGCGATCGGCGACATCATCAAGGTTTCCGTGAAGGATGCGATCCCGCGCGGCAAGGTCAAGAAGGGCGAGGTCTACGACGCGGTCGTGGTGCGCACCCGAAAGGGCGTGCGTCGCGCGGATGGTTCGCTGATCCGCTTCGACGGCAACGCCGCGGTGTTGCTCAACAACAAGCACGAGCCGATCGGCACGCGCATCTTCGGGCCCGTGACCCGCGAGCTGCGGTCCGAGAAGTTCATGAAGATCGTCTCGCTCGCACCCGAAGTGCTGTGA
- the rplX gene encoding 50S ribosomal protein L24, with amino-acid sequence MANRIKKGDQVVVIAGRDKGKTGDVVRVLGDKVVVSNINIVKRHTKPNPQAGQPGGVIEREAPIDASNVMLFNPASGKGERVGTKVLEDGRRLRVFRSSGEAV; translated from the coding sequence ATGGCCAATCGAATCAAGAAGGGCGACCAGGTGGTCGTGATCGCTGGGCGCGACAAGGGTAAGACCGGCGACGTGGTGCGCGTGCTCGGCGACAAGGTCGTCGTCTCGAACATCAACATCGTCAAGCGCCACACCAAGCCCAACCCGCAAGCCGGCCAACCCGGCGGCGTGATCGAGCGCGAGGCGCCGATCGATGCTTCGAACGTGATGCTGTTCAACCCTGCCTCCGGCAAGGGCGAGCGCGTCGGTACCAAGGTGCTCGAGGATGGACGGCGGCTGCGCGTGTTCCGCTCGAGTGGTGAGGCGGTCTGA
- the rplE gene encoding 50S ribosomal protein L5, which produces MTTRLEQFYKDEVVPKLMKQFGYTNPMQVPRLSKITLNMGVGEAAANKKVLENATADMAKISGQKPLVTKSRVSVASFKIRDGWPIGCKVTLRRNRMYEFLDRLVNVSLPRVRDFRGVSGRSFDGRGNYNMGVKEQIIFPEIDFDQVDAIRGMDIAITTTAKTNAEAKALLEAFRFPFRN; this is translated from the coding sequence ATGACGACCCGTCTGGAACAGTTCTACAAGGATGAAGTGGTGCCGAAGCTGATGAAGCAGTTCGGCTACACCAATCCGATGCAGGTGCCGCGCCTGAGCAAGATCACGCTCAACATGGGCGTGGGCGAGGCTGCCGCCAACAAGAAGGTGCTCGAGAACGCGACTGCCGACATGGCGAAGATCAGCGGCCAGAAGCCGCTGGTGACCAAGTCGCGCGTCTCGGTGGCCTCGTTCAAGATCCGCGATGGCTGGCCGATCGGCTGCAAGGTCACGCTGCGCCGCAACCGCATGTACGAGTTCCTCGACCGCCTGGTCAACGTCTCGCTGCCGCGGGTGCGCGACTTCCGTGGCGTGTCGGGCCGGTCGTTCGACGGCCGCGGCAACTACAACATGGGCGTGAAGGAACAGATCATCTTCCCCGAGATCGATTTCGACCAGGTCGACGCGATCCGCGGCATGGACATCGCCATCACTACCACCGCCAAGACGAATGCGGAAGCCAAGGCACTGCTCGAAGCCTTCCGTTTCCCGTTCCGCAACTGA
- the rpsN gene encoding 30S ribosomal protein S14 has translation MAKTSMVNRETKRTKLVKKHAVKRAELKKVISSQTASYEEKIEAATRLQKLPRDSSPARQTTRCALTGRPRGVYAKFGLGRNKLREATMRGDVPGLRKASW, from the coding sequence ATGGCGAAGACCTCCATGGTCAACCGCGAGACCAAGCGCACCAAGCTGGTCAAGAAGCACGCCGTCAAGCGCGCCGAGCTGAAGAAGGTGATCAGCAGCCAGACCGCGAGCTACGAGGAGAAGATCGAGGCCGCGACCAGGCTGCAGAAGCTGCCCCGCGACTCGTCGCCGGCCCGGCAGACCACGCGCTGCGCGCTCACCGGTCGTCCGCGTGGCGTGTATGCCAAGTTCGGCCTGGGCCGCAACAAGCTGCGCGAGGCCACCATGCGCGGCGACGTGCCCGGCCTGCGCAAGGCGAGCTGGTAG
- the rpsH gene encoding 30S ribosomal protein S8 produces the protein MSMTDPIADMLVRIRNAAAVGKPTVKMPSSKTKVAIANVLKDEGYIAALRVSENGAKAELEIELKYYEGRPVIEQLKRVSRSGLRQYRGKDALPKVLGGLGVAIISTSKGIMTDTQARQQGVGGEVLCFVA, from the coding sequence ATGAGCATGACTGATCCCATCGCCGACATGCTGGTCCGCATCCGGAATGCGGCCGCGGTCGGCAAGCCGACGGTGAAGATGCCGTCCTCCAAGACCAAGGTCGCGATCGCCAACGTCCTCAAGGACGAGGGCTACATCGCCGCGCTGCGCGTGTCCGAGAACGGCGCCAAGGCCGAGCTCGAGATCGAACTCAAGTATTACGAAGGCCGTCCGGTGATCGAGCAGCTCAAGCGCGTTTCGCGTTCGGGCCTGCGCCAGTACCGCGGCAAGGACGCGCTGCCCAAGGTCCTCGGCGGCCTCGGCGTCGCGATCATCTCCACCTCGAAGGGCATCATGACCGATACGCAGGCGCGCCAGCAGGGCGTCGGCGGTGAAGTCCTGTGCTTCGTGGCCTAA
- the rplF gene encoding 50S ribosomal protein L6 codes for MSRIAKKPVVLPKGVELNAQAESISVKGPKGTLSIAKPADIQVSIEDGNALLSANDPARIALTGTLRAIVANMVHGVAHGFERKLELVGVGYRAAVQGKDLTLSLGYSHPVVFKAPEGITITSPTQTEVIVAGADKQLVGEVAAKIRGFRPPEPYKGKGVKYSDEIIIRKEAKKA; via the coding sequence ATGTCCCGCATCGCCAAGAAGCCGGTCGTCCTCCCGAAAGGCGTCGAGCTCAATGCCCAGGCCGAGTCGATCAGCGTCAAGGGCCCGAAGGGCACGCTGTCGATCGCGAAGCCGGCCGACATCCAGGTCAGCATCGAGGACGGCAACGCGTTGCTGTCCGCGAACGATCCGGCGCGGATCGCCCTGACCGGCACCCTGCGCGCGATCGTCGCCAACATGGTGCACGGCGTCGCCCACGGGTTCGAGCGCAAGCTCGAGCTGGTCGGCGTCGGCTACCGTGCCGCCGTCCAGGGCAAGGACCTCACCCTGTCGCTCGGCTACTCGCACCCGGTCGTGTTCAAGGCGCCGGAGGGCATCACCATCACCTCGCCGACGCAGACCGAAGTGATCGTCGCCGGCGCCGACAAGCAGCTGGTGGGCGAAGTCGCCGCCAAGATCCGTGGATTCCGTCCGCCGGAGCCCTACAAGGGCAAGGGCGTGAAGTACTCCGACGAAATCATCATCCGCAAGGAAGCCAAGAAGGCCTAA
- the rplR gene encoding 50S ribosomal protein L18 — MDKKIARLRRAKSTRAHIRELGVPRLSVLRTGQHVYAQVFSADGSKVLAAASTTQSDVREGLTSAKNAEAAARVGRAIAEKARAAGVEKVAFDRSGYRYHGRIKALADAAREGGLQF; from the coding sequence ATGGACAAGAAAATCGCCCGCCTGCGCCGCGCCAAGTCGACCCGCGCGCACATCCGCGAACTCGGCGTGCCGCGCCTGTCGGTGCTGCGCACCGGCCAGCACGTGTACGCGCAGGTGTTCAGTGCCGACGGCTCGAAGGTCCTGGCCGCGGCCAGCACCACCCAGTCCGACGTGCGCGAAGGCCTGACGAGCGCCAAGAATGCCGAGGCCGCCGCCAGGGTCGGTCGCGCGATCGCCGAGAAGGCGCGCGCGGCAGGGGTCGAGAAGGTCGCTTTCGACCGTTCCGGCTACCGTTACCACGGCCGAATCAAGGCGTTGGCCGATGCCGCCCGCGAGGGTGGCCTGCAGTTCTGA
- the rpsE gene encoding 30S ribosomal protein S5, which translates to MAEQRESRGRDRNRDREEMDDGMIEKLIAVNRVSKTVKGGRQFTFTALTVVGDGNGKVGFGYGKAREVPVAIQKSMEYARKNMSNVDLNGATLWHTVKAGHGAARVFMQPASEGTGVIAGGAMRAVLEAVGVKDVLAKAVGSRNPINLVRATVKGLEAMHSPGKIAAKRGKKVEDIVHG; encoded by the coding sequence ATGGCAGAACAACGTGAATCCCGCGGGCGCGACCGCAATCGCGATCGCGAAGAGATGGACGACGGCATGATCGAGAAGCTGATCGCGGTCAACCGCGTCAGCAAGACGGTCAAGGGCGGTCGCCAGTTCACCTTCACCGCGCTGACGGTGGTGGGCGACGGCAACGGCAAGGTCGGCTTCGGCTACGGCAAGGCGCGCGAAGTGCCGGTCGCGATCCAGAAGTCGATGGAGTACGCGCGCAAGAACATGAGCAACGTCGACCTCAACGGCGCCACCCTGTGGCACACCGTCAAGGCCGGCCATGGCGCGGCGCGCGTGTTCATGCAGCCCGCGTCCGAGGGTACCGGCGTGATCGCCGGCGGCGCGATGCGCGCCGTGCTCGAGGCGGTGGGCGTCAAGGACGTGCTGGCCAAGGCCGTCGGCTCGCGCAACCCGATCAACCTCGTGCGCGCCACGGTCAAGGGCCTGGAGGCGATGCATTCGCCAGGCAAGATCGCGGCCAAGCGCGGCAAGAAGGTGGAGGACATCGTCCATGGCTAA
- the rpmD gene encoding 50S ribosomal protein L30, which yields MAKTGNNDGTVKVRLVKGLRGSQAKHRLSVRALGLNKLNDVRELKDSPQVRGLINKVHYLVRVEE from the coding sequence ATGGCTAAGACCGGGAACAACGACGGCACCGTGAAGGTCCGTCTGGTCAAGGGCCTGCGCGGCTCGCAGGCGAAGCACCGCCTGTCGGTGCGTGCGCTCGGCCTCAACAAGCTCAACGATGTCCGCGAACTGAAGGACAGCCCCCAGGTCCGTGGCCTGATCAACAAGGTCCACTACCTGGTCCGGGTCGAGGAGTAA
- the rplO gene encoding 50S ribosomal protein L15, with amino-acid sequence MKLNTLKPADGARKERTRVGRGIGSGLGKTAGRGHKGSFARAGKGKIKAGFEGGQMPMHMRLPKVGFRSKLKTDTAEVFLYQLDKLEGEVDLAALRAAKLVPRIAKKAKIVKKGEISKKLVLKGLLVTAGARAAIEAAGGEIGE; translated from the coding sequence ATGAAGCTCAACACGCTCAAGCCTGCCGACGGCGCCCGCAAGGAGCGCACCCGCGTCGGTCGCGGCATCGGTTCCGGCCTCGGCAAGACCGCCGGCCGCGGCCACAAGGGTTCGTTCGCACGCGCCGGCAAGGGCAAGATCAAGGCCGGCTTCGAAGGCGGCCAGATGCCGATGCACATGCGCCTGCCGAAGGTCGGCTTCCGTTCCAAGCTCAAGACCGATACCGCGGAAGTGTTCCTGTACCAGCTCGACAAGCTCGAGGGCGAGGTCGACCTCGCCGCGCTGCGCGCCGCCAAGCTGGTGCCGCGCATCGCCAAGAAGGCCAAGATCGTCAAGAAGGGCGAGATCTCGAAGAAGCTCGTGCTCAAGGGCCTGCTGGTGACGGCCGGTGCCCGGGCGGCGATCGAAGCCGCCGGCGGCGAGATCGGGGAGTAA